The window GTCATGCCGTCGGACATCGCGCGCATGACCGGACTGGGCACGAGGGCGTCGCGGCTCGGGCCGTGGGCGAGCAACCGCGCGTAATTCCAGCCGTACCGGATGGCCTCCTCCGGTGTTCCGGCGGTGCCCTGCACCAGCAGTGTGGAGTCGCCGCTGACCGCCGCGGCCAGGTGTTCGGACACCCAGGTCTTCGCGGTGCCGGGCACGCCGAGCAGGAGCAGGGCGCGGTCGGTGGCGAGCGTGGTGACCGCGACCTCGACGATGCGGCGCGGGCCCACGTACTTCGGTGTGATCAGTGTGCCGTCGGGCAGTGTGCCGCCGAGCAGGTAGGTCGCGACGGCCCACGGCGACAGCTTCCAGCGGGCCGGGCGCGGGCGGTCGTCCTGCGCGGCGAGTGCGGCGAGTTCGCCGGCGAAAGCGTCCTCGGCGTGCGGCCGCAGCGCCTCGGCACCGTCGGTCTGCGACGTCGGTTCAACGGACACAGGCATGGCTGAGTCCCCCTCCAGCTCGGCCGGTTCGGATCTGGTGACCACGTTGCACCACACCACTGACAATGCGTTCTGACCTGCGAAAATGCCCTGCCGGAGTCGCTCGCGGACCCGATTGTCAGTGGTGGGATCTACCTTCGTTGCCATGACTCAGCAGGGGGTGCGCTGGACGGCGGACCAGGTGCTGGCACTGGCACCTGACACCGCGTCACGCAAAGCGGGAAGCAAACTCGGCGCGGCAGGGCCGTGGTCCGAGGCGGGGAGTTCCGACGAGGGGACGGTGTGGGGGCTGTGCAAGGGCAGCGGGAGCAAGCCGTATCAGACGATCGTGGACATCGCGGACGCCTCGGGGCCCGCGTACAAGTGCAGTTGTCCGAGCCGCAAGTTCCCGTGCAAGCACGCTCTCGGGCTGCTGCTGCTCTGGGCGGGCGGCGACGGAGCGGTGCCGTCGGGGCAGGCACCGGAGTGGGCCGGGCAGTGGATAGCGGGGCGGCGCAAGCGCGCGGAGGAGAAGGGTTCGGAAGAGAGCCCGGCCTCTCCGTCCGGGTCCGCTGATCCGGAGGCGGCGCGGCGCCGGGCGGAGCGACGGGCCGAGCGGGTCACGGCGGGTGCGGTGGAGCTGGAGCAGCGCCTGACGGACCTGTTGCGCGGCGGTCTGGCGGCGGCGGAGCAGTCCGGTTACGGCCTCTGGGAGGAGACGGCGGCCCGCATGGTCGACGCGCAGGCGCAGGGCCTCGCCGCGCGGGTGCGGGAGCTGGGGGCGATCCCGTCCACCGGTCCGGGCTGGCCGGTGCGGCTGCTGGAGGAGTGCGCGCTGCTGCATCTCCTCGGCCAGGGCTGGCTGCGCCGCGAGCGACTGCCGGACGGCCTCGCCGCCACGGTCCGTTCCCGGATCGGCCTGCCGGCCTCCGTGGAGGGCCCGCCGGTGCGGGACCGGTGGCTGGTGCTCGCCCAGTACGACACGACGGACCCACGCCTGACGACCCGCCGGATCTGGCTGCACGGCGCCGACTCGCACCGCACCGTGCTGCTCCTCTCCTACGGCGCCGCCGGCCGCGCCCCGGAGCTGGCGTTGCCGGTGGGCCTGGCCCTCGAGGCAGAGATATCCGCCTACCCGGGCGCCGGGCAGCTGCGGGTGGCCCTGGGCGAGCGGTTCTCCCCGCCCACGCCCACGGACATACGTCCGCCGGGGATGACGACATCGCAGGCGGCGGCCCGCTACGGCGACGCCCTGCGCGACGATCCGTGGCTGGAGTCCGTCCCGGTGACGCTGGACCGCGTCGTACCCACCCCGGACGGCGGCTCCTGGCAGTTGGCGGACGCCGACGAGGACATGGCGCTGCCGCTCACTCCCGCCGCGCGTTCCCGGCCGGGCCTGTGGCGGCTCGTCGCCCTGTCGGGCGGGGCCCCGGTCAGGGTCTTCGGCGAATGCGGCCACCAGGGCTTCACCCCGCTCACGGCCTGGCCCGAGGGACCGGGCGACGCGGTGGCCCTGTGCTGAACCGACGGCGACGGCCCCGCCGTTCCGGCCTGCCCCACCCTTCCCATGAATCCATCAAATCAACGCATCTTTCAGGCATCACGGGACAACCGATGAGGGTGAGACTTCAACCACTCACGGGCGCCCCACGGAAAGGACGCTCATGACCAGGACCTCCGCTCCTGTGGACGCGCCCGTCGCGGACGCCTGGGAGGGGCTCGTCACCACGGCGCTGCTGGGCACGGACCGGCGCACCCCGCCGGGCTCCAGGCCGGGCCCGGAGGCCCCGGTGGCCCTGCTCGACGCGGCGGCGACGGAGACCGTACGACGCCGGGCCGGTCTGCGCCCGGCGAGGGCGGCGGAGCGCCCGCAAGCGGCCCCAGAGGACCCTCGTCCACCCCTGCCTCCCGCCGCGGCCCGCAGACTCGCGCTGCTGCTGGCCGACCGCCCCGGCCCGTCCGGCGGCGGCCGCCGGGGCGCCGCGCCCGATCTGATGGAGCTGCTGCCCCAGTGGCTCGCGGCGGCCAACTCCCACGGTTTCGGCCCGCCTCCGCACACACTCCCCGCACTGCTGGACGCGGCCCGGGGGCGTACCGACCTGCGTCCGGCGGTGCTGGAGTTCGCGGGCCCGCGAGCCCTGTGGCTGGCGCGGCTGAATCAGGACTGGCGGTTCGCCCTGCGCTCGGCACGGGGCGGTGGCGCGGCCCTGCCGCACGTCGATGACGACGAGCGGACTCAGCAGCTGTGGCAGGAGGGCCTGTTCGCCGAACGGGTCGCCCTTCTCTCGGCCCTGCGTTCCCGCGAACCGGCCTCCGCACGCGAACTGCTCGCGACGACCTGGGCGACGGAACGGGCCGAGGACCGGCTGATGTTCCTCGACTCCCTGCGCTCGGGCCTGGGCCCGGACGACGAGCCGTTCCTGGAACAGGCCCTGGCCGACCGCAGCCGCAACGTCCGGGCGACGGCGGCGGAGCTGCTGTCGGCGCTGCCCGGTTCGGCACTCGCCGCGCGGATGGCGGTCAGAGCGGAGGCATGCGTGGCCGTCGACCACACGCAGACCGCACAGGCCACACCCACACCAACCACACCCACCACTCAGTCCACTCAGCCCACACCGGTGATAGCCGTCGAAGCACCTCACGAGTGCGACCCGGCCATGGAGCGCGACGGCGTCGTGGCGAAGGCCCCGGCCGGACGGGGAGAACGGTCCTGGTGGTTCGGCCAGTTGATCGAGGCCGCACCGCTCGGGACCTGGTCGCGGCGGCTGGGCGGGCGGACACCCCGGGAGATCGTGGCGCTGCCGGTGGCGGACGACTGGCAGGGCGAGCTGCACGCGGCCTGGTGCCGGGCTGCGGTGCGCCAGCGGGACGCCGAGTGGTCGCGTGCGCTGCTCGGCGACCCCTCGGCACCGGAGGCGGGCGGCCCCGGCGCGGTGTCCCTGGCCGAACGCGCCAAGCTGCTCGGCACCCTGAGCGCGGCCGAGCGGGCCGAGTGGGTGGCCGGCTTCATCGCGACGCACGGCCTGTCCGAGGCCTTTCAGCTGCTCGGGGTGTGCGCGGTGCCGTGGTCCGGGCCGCTCGGCCGGGCGGTGGTGGACGCGCTCAACATCGCTCGGGACGCAGGGAGTTATCCATGGAGCTTCAGCGGGGTCATGGGCCTGGCCGAGCGCTGCCTCGACCCGTCCGAGGCCGGACGCCTCGACGTCCTGCTGGCCGTACCGGACGAACCGGAGAACGCCTCACCCGGAGCCGGCGGCTACTGGGCGGAGGCCTTCCAGCGCCTGGTCACGACCCTGCGGCTGCGCGCGGCGATGGCGGCGGAACTGGGCGCGCCGTAGCCCGGCGAGCATCCGACGACCGCGCGAGGACAGGACCTCGGCCGACAACGGGCCCACCAGCCACGACACCGAAGCCAAAACCGGAGCCAAATCCGAACCCGAAACCGAAACCGACATCGCCCCCGGCCGGGGCCTCGACCTCGACCAACCCGAGCCGCCCCGGCCGAACCGCCGGAGGCCTACGCCCCGGCCGGCTGGCGTACGTTCGTCTTGACCCACTCCACGATCGACGTCGTCGTCGCGCCGGGCGTGAAGATCTCCGCGACGCCCTTCTCCTTCAGCAGCGGGATGTCCGCCTCGGGAATGATCCCGCCGCCGAAGACGAGGATGTCCGCCGCGTCCCGCTCCTTGAGCAGCTCGATCACCGCCGCGAAGAGCGTGTTGTGCGCGCCGGAGAGGATGGACAGCCCGATCGCGTCGGCGTCCTCCTGGATCGCCGTGTCGACGACCTGCTCGGGAGTCTGGTGGAGCCCGGTGTAGATGACCTCCATACCGGCGTCGCGCAGGGCCCTCGCGATCACCTTGGCCCCGCGATCGTGGCCGTCGAGCCCCGGCTTGGCCACCACTACGCGGATCGGACCGGCTGCCACACCCATCACTGCCTCCATGAAGCGAATACATCCATCCGTACCGACAAGTACCGCACACATCGGGCACGCCGTACACGCCGCACCGCACGGACCCCCCGCCCCGCATCGTCCGGGCAAGTGAACGAACGTTATCTCCAGGATCCCGCAACCGGCAGTTTCGCGCTGCGGAGCGAGGGGGAAATCACACGGTGGGACAAGCGCAAGGGGAGCCGCGACGAAGTCGCCGTACCGCCGCTCCACCCACCACGCACAGCAGCGGTACGGCACTTCGGCGAAGACACGCAGGGCAAGAACCGCACGTTCGGCACGCACCGCACCCAGGGGACCACTGGCGCCACACACGCCACACGCGACACTCAGGCCCCACGGCACACGCGGCTCAGGCCGCTCACATGGTTCTCGCCGGCCGACTTCGCAGCGGCTCTCCACGAGGGCACACGGGGGGCGGAGCCGTCCTTCCACGTGCCGACAGGAGGTCGGCCATGAAGGTCACCGGGGCTGTTCTGCCCTTTCTCCCGTCCTGCAGGCACCTGCTGCCGAGCCGGCTGACGGGACTCTCCCTGGCCCTTCTGAAGGCCACCGCCCTGGAGATCGCCATCCTGGCCGGGCATCTCCTCCTCTACCCCTCGGGCATCACCCAGGAGCGACGGGCCCCCGCCGCCGTACCGCCCAGCACGGACGGCGCCGCCCAACTGCCCACGGAGGCCAAGCCCCCGGTCCTGTTGCTGCACGGCTTCATCGACAACCGCTCGGTCTTCGTCCTGCTGCGCCGCAGCCTCGCCCAGCACGGCAGGCAGCAGATCGAGTCCCTCAACTACTCGCCGCTGACCTGCGACATACGCGCCGCGGCCGAGCTGCTCGGCCGGCGCGTGGAGGAGATCTGCGAGCGCACCGGAGCCCGGCAGATCGATGTCGTCGGGCACAGCCTCGGTGGCCTGATAGCGCGTTACTACGTGCAGCGGCTCGGCGGTGACGCCCGCGTCCGGACCCTCGTCACCCTCGGCACGCCGCACTCCGGGACCCGGGTCGCGCCCCTGGCGGACGCGCACCCCATCGTGCGCCAGATGCGCCCCGGCTCACCGGTGCTCGAGGAGCTCACTCGGCCCGCCCCTGACTGCCGTACGCACTTCGTCAGCTACTGGAGCGACCTGGATCATGTGATGGACCCGCTGGAGACGGCCCGGATCGACCATCCCGATCTGACGGTGCAGAACGTGCGGGTGACCGGCATCGGCCACCTCGCGCTGCCCGTGCACCCCGCCGTCGCCAACGGAATACGGCAGGTCCTCGACACGGCCCACCCGGGTGAACCGTCCGCAGATCACACCGGCGGCCTCACGGTGGCCTGAAAGCGGAACCGACCGGCGCGCGCCTCACATCGAAATGTCGAACAAACTTCGAACACAAAGCCAAACTCGCGCCCGCCGTCCGCCAAAACACGGCCGAATGCCCGTTTCATGCGCGCGCGAAACCTGCCGAAGATTGTCGTGCCCGCGTACCGCCGGGTACAGTCGCCGCACTGCTCTGGCAGCCCCTGTTGTCGAGGCGAAAGAGAAGTTGGTGAACGACCGTCACCCGTCGGGGACCATGACCCCGGCTCCGGCTTCCGAGGCCGCCTCGGCGCACTACGCGTCGTACGGCACCCAGGAAGCCCAGTACGGCGACTTCACCACGTACGGCGACTACGCCGCCACCGGTTTTGACGCCCCCGGCGCCCACCCCGCCGGTACGGACGGCGCCGGTTTCGATGCCACCGGGCACGCCACCGCGAGCTTCGCCAGCGACCCCCTCTTCGGCAACCTGCCGGGCAGCGGCGCCGACACGGGCACGTACGACTCAGGCCACTGGCCCACGGGCCAGCACGAGAACCCGCACTACGACGCGTACGCGGCCCAGCATCACGCCGCCTACGACACCGGCGTGTACGACACCACCTCCTGGACGCCCCAGCAGCAGCCGCTGTCGGTCATCCCGCCGCAGGCCGGGTCCCCGGACGCCACCGGCCAGTGGGACACCGGCGCCTGGCTCCAGCCCGACCAGTCCGGCAACCCGGCCGACCAGACCCAGCAGTGGGAATGGGGCACGCAGGCCTTCGACACCGGCACCTACGACGCCACGCAGTGGAACTCCGACGGCTCCGCCGCGCCGTCCCCCGACGGGTACGAGCAGCACGCGGACGCCTTCCACCAGCAAGAGACGGCGACGTTCGAGCAGCTCGGCTACGACGAGGCCACCGGCGCCCCCTACGAGGACCCCGCCGCGGACGGCGGCGAGCCTGCCGCCACCGGCGAACTGCCCATCGTCGCCCCGCTCCTGGACGGCCAGGAGGAGGTCGGCCCGCGCACCGCCGCACGAGCGGCCTCGCGCGCCGGGTCCCGCTCCCGCCGCCGTACGCCCCCCAAGCGCTCGGCGCTGA of the Streptomyces koelreuteriae genome contains:
- a CDS encoding SWIM zinc finger family protein, yielding MTQQGVRWTADQVLALAPDTASRKAGSKLGAAGPWSEAGSSDEGTVWGLCKGSGSKPYQTIVDIADASGPAYKCSCPSRKFPCKHALGLLLLWAGGDGAVPSGQAPEWAGQWIAGRRKRAEEKGSEESPASPSGSADPEAARRRAERRAERVTAGAVELEQRLTDLLRGGLAAAEQSGYGLWEETAARMVDAQAQGLAARVRELGAIPSTGPGWPVRLLEECALLHLLGQGWLRRERLPDGLAATVRSRIGLPASVEGPPVRDRWLVLAQYDTTDPRLTTRRIWLHGADSHRTVLLLSYGAAGRAPELALPVGLALEAEISAYPGAGQLRVALGERFSPPTPTDIRPPGMTTSQAAARYGDALRDDPWLESVPVTLDRVVPTPDGGSWQLADADEDMALPLTPAARSRPGLWRLVALSGGAPVRVFGECGHQGFTPLTAWPEGPGDAVALC
- a CDS encoding M23 family metallopeptidase, with translation MPVSCARETCRRLSCPRTAGYSRRTALAAPVVEAKEKLVNDRHPSGTMTPAPASEAASAHYASYGTQEAQYGDFTTYGDYAATGFDAPGAHPAGTDGAGFDATGHATASFASDPLFGNLPGSGADTGTYDSGHWPTGQHENPHYDAYAAQHHAAYDTGVYDTTSWTPQQQPLSVIPPQAGSPDATGQWDTGAWLQPDQSGNPADQTQQWEWGTQAFDTGTYDATQWNSDGSAAPSPDGYEQHADAFHQQETATFEQLGYDEATGAPYEDPAADGGEPAATGELPIVAPLLDGQEEVGPRTAARAASRAGSRSRRRTPPKRSALMTIAVPSACVMGVAGIAAASVGSLTEDSAAEAQTTAADAQPVKPAAANNKLDTQLQSLSAGADDFADRASRTQERIDLKAQQAAERKRAAEEAARKERLRPKFAMPVARHGLSAQYGQSGINWMSLHTGIDFPVSYGTTVMAATDGTVRTQWNSAYGNMLILTAKDGTETWYCHLSTYTVPSGTTVKAGDSIARSGNSGNSTGPHLHFEVRPGGGSPIDPLPWLRSHGVDPT
- a CDS encoding DUF5691 domain-containing protein — translated: MTRTSAPVDAPVADAWEGLVTTALLGTDRRTPPGSRPGPEAPVALLDAAATETVRRRAGLRPARAAERPQAAPEDPRPPLPPAAARRLALLLADRPGPSGGGRRGAAPDLMELLPQWLAAANSHGFGPPPHTLPALLDAARGRTDLRPAVLEFAGPRALWLARLNQDWRFALRSARGGGAALPHVDDDERTQQLWQEGLFAERVALLSALRSREPASARELLATTWATERAEDRLMFLDSLRSGLGPDDEPFLEQALADRSRNVRATAAELLSALPGSALAARMAVRAEACVAVDHTQTAQATPTPTTPTTQSTQPTPVIAVEAPHECDPAMERDGVVAKAPAGRGERSWWFGQLIEAAPLGTWSRRLGGRTPREIVALPVADDWQGELHAAWCRAAVRQRDAEWSRALLGDPSAPEAGGPGAVSLAERAKLLGTLSAAERAEWVAGFIATHGLSEAFQLLGVCAVPWSGPLGRAVVDALNIARDAGSYPWSFSGVMGLAERCLDPSEAGRLDVLLAVPDEPENASPGAGGYWAEAFQRLVTTLRLRAAMAAELGAP
- a CDS encoding esterase/lipase family protein; protein product: MKVTGAVLPFLPSCRHLLPSRLTGLSLALLKATALEIAILAGHLLLYPSGITQERRAPAAVPPSTDGAAQLPTEAKPPVLLLHGFIDNRSVFVLLRRSLAQHGRQQIESLNYSPLTCDIRAAAELLGRRVEEICERTGARQIDVVGHSLGGLIARYYVQRLGGDARVRTLVTLGTPHSGTRVAPLADAHPIVRQMRPGSPVLEELTRPAPDCRTHFVSYWSDLDHVMDPLETARIDHPDLTVQNVRVTGIGHLALPVHPAVANGIRQVLDTAHPGEPSADHTGGLTVA
- a CDS encoding cobalamin B12-binding domain-containing protein, whose translation is MGVAAGPIRVVVAKPGLDGHDRGAKVIARALRDAGMEVIYTGLHQTPEQVVDTAIQEDADAIGLSILSGAHNTLFAAVIELLKERDAADILVFGGGIIPEADIPLLKEKGVAEIFTPGATTTSIVEWVKTNVRQPAGA